From the genome of Cryptococcus depauperatus CBS 7841 chromosome 1, complete sequence, one region includes:
- a CDS encoding ribosomal protein L19: MKRPTHLISQVIASLKSSRTYSTEASTSASSYPFNLKVSHLSSPTLFPPPKQLLHPKNGWHLITHLNNAQPASPWAHLFARRGKDRLPTGSVLTVVSYADPTKKSISPFSGVLMGVSRGGVDTSFRLRNIVNKTGVEMTFKLNSPMIKEIKVVKRAEKGKDAQIKDLRRAKVNYLRERPSTMAAIAKALKTAKSEEKDKA; this comes from the exons atgaaaagaccAACTCATTTAATATCCCAAGTCATAGCTTCCTTGAAATCTTCAAGAACTTATTCTACAGAAGCATCCACCAGCG CTTCTTCTTATCCATTCAATCTCAAAGTTTCgcatctctcttctccaacacTTTTTCCTCCTCCCAAGCAACTTTTACATCCCAAAAATGGATGGCACCTCATCACCCATCTCAACAACGCCCAACCCGCCTCTCCATGGGCGCACCTCTTTGCTAGGCGAGGCAAAGACCGCCTACCAACAGGATCTGTCCTAACGGTCGTGTCATACGCTGATCCTACCAAAAAGAGCATTTCTCCTTTCTCTGGCGTGTTGATGGGGGTGTCTCGTGGTGGAGTTGATACTAGCTTCAGACTACGAAACATTGTTAATAAGACTGGAGTGGAGATGACCTTTAAGTTGAACTCGCCCATGATAAAAGAGATCAAAGTCGTCAAGAGAGCCGAAAAGGGGAAAGATGCGCAAATTAAGGATTTAAGAAGAGCCAAAGTAAACTATTTAAGGGAGAGACCAAGTACAATGGCTGCCATTGCCAAAGCTCTAAAGACGGCGAAAAGcgaggaaaaggataagGCTTGA
- a CDS encoding NADH-ubiquinone oxidoreductase 49 kDa subunit, mitochondrial: MFRNIRSALRSVSQTRQTVRSIATSTTSLAHSSAASPVKAYSVEELHAYTAEEILREGVRKEAEMRHFTINFGPQHPAAHGVLRLILELNGEEILRADPHIGLLHRGTEKLIEYKNYTQALPYFDRLDYVSMMTNELCYTLAVEKLLNIEVPERAKWIRTLFGEITRILNHLMAVLTHAMDVGALTPFLWGFEEREKLMEFYERVSGARLHAAYIRPGGVAFDLPHGLLDDIFKWATQFSSRVDEIETVVTSNRIWKGRTIGIGPVTAQQALDYSFTGVMLRGSGVKWDIRKVSPYDAYDKVEFDIPVGKNGDCYDRYLCRVQEFRESLRIIGQCLNKIPDGAYKIDDHKIVPPPRASMKESMESLIHHFKIFSEGYSVPPGETYSAIEAPKGEMGVYLVSDGTQRPYKCKIRAPGFAHLAGADFMMRHHFLPDAVAIIGTMDLVFGEVDR; this comes from the exons ATGTTTAGAAATATTCGCTCGGCCTTGCGGAGTGTCTCTCAGACTAGACAGACTGTGAGGTCTATAGCGACATCGACAACCAGCCTGGCGCACTCTTCAGCAGCATCTCCTGTCAAGGCATACTCTGTCGAAGA ACTTCATGCGTATACTGCCGAAGAAATTCTACGGGAAGGTGTACGGAAAGAGGCTGAAATGAGGCATTTCACTA TAAATTTTGGTCCACAGCATCCTGCTGCCCATGGCGTGCTTCGTCTTATCCTGGAACTTAATGGTGAA GAAATTTTACGTGCTGACCCCCATATTGGCCTTCTCCACAGAGGCACCGAGAAATTGATTGAATACAAAAACTATACCCAAGCGTTACCCTATTTTGACCGACTGGACTATGTTTCTATGA TGACCAACGAGCTTTGTTACACACTTGCGGTCGAGAAGTTGCTTAACATTGAGGTTCCAGAACGAGCCAAGTGGATTAGAACACTATTTGGAGAGATTACTCGTATTCTCAACCATCTCATGGCCGTCCTCAC CCATGCTATGGATGTTGGTGCTCTTACTCCCTTCCTGTGGGGTTTTGAAGAACGTGAGAAGCTTATGGAGTTTTACGAACGAGTTTCTGGTGCGCGATTACATGCTGCCTATATTCGACCTGGTGGTGTTGCTTTCGATCTTCCCCACGGCTTGCTTGATGACATTTTCAAATGGGCTACACAATTTTCCTCGAGAGTTGATGAGATCGAAACAGTTGTTACCAGTAACCGAATTTGGAAAGGGAGAACGATTGGTATTGGGCCAGTAACCGCTCAACAGGCTTTGGACTATAGTTTTACAGGTGTCATGCTAAGAGGAAGTGGCGTGAAATGGGATATTCGAAAAGTGTCGCCTTATGATGCATACGACAAGGTCGAGTTTGACATACCTGTTGGAAAAAACGGCGATTGCT ATGATCGATACCTTTGTCGAGTACAAGAATTCCGAGAATCCCTGCGAATCATTGGCCAATGTCTCAACAAGATTCCCGATGGCGCTTACAAAATTGACGATCACAAAATTGTACCACCTCCGCGAGCATCCATGAAGGAGTCTATGGAAAGTTTAATCCATCATTTCAAA ATTTTCTCTGAAGGTTATTCTGTACCACCTGGCGAGACGTATAGCGCTATTGAAGCTCCCAAGGGCGAAATGGGTGTTTATCTGGTTTCAGACGGTACTCAGAGGCCATACAAGTGCAAGATTCGAGCACCCGGGTTTGCCCATTTGGCAGGAGCAGATTTCATGATGAGACATCACTTTTTACCCGATGCGGTTGCCATTATTGGTACTATGGATTTGGTGTTTGGTGAAGTTGATCGATGA